A single window of Syngnathus acus chromosome 23, fSynAcu1.2, whole genome shotgun sequence DNA harbors:
- the atp5f1c gene encoding ATP synthase subunit gamma, mitochondrial isoform X2, producing the protein MRSAASLTFIGANMLARTSALVFSPQCGQIRNMATLKDITIRLKSIKNIQKITKSMKMVAAAKYARAERQLKPSRVYGTGALSLYEKAEIKAPEDKAAKHLIIGVSSDRGLCGAIHSGVAKTIKNEIANLTGSGKEVMVVNVGDKLRGLLQRTHAKHIVLNCKEVGRKPPTFGDASVIAGELLNAGYEFDQGAVVYNRFRSVISYKTDQKPLFSNDVVANAETMGVYDDIDADVLRSYQEFAMVNIIYLAMRESSTSEQSARMTAMDSASKNASEMIDKLTLTFNRTRQAVITKELIEIISGAAAL; encoded by the exons atgcgcagtgctGCCAGTCTGACCTTCATCGGAGCGAACATGTTGGCCAGGACCAGCGCCTTGGTGTTCTCCCCACAATG TGGGCAGATCAGGAACATGGCCACCTTGAAGGACA TCACCATCCGGCTGAAGTCCATCAAGAACATCCAGAAGATCACCAAGTCAATGAAAATGGTGGCTGCCGCCAAGTACGCTCGGGCTGAGAGGCAGCTGAAGCCCTCCCGGGTCTACGGCACCGGAGCCCTCT CTCTCTACGAGAAGGCCGAGATCAAGGCGCCCGAGGACAAGGCGGCCAAGCACCTGATCATCGGCGTGTCGTCGGACCGTGGGCTGTGCGGTGCCATCCACTCAGGCGTGGCCAAGACCATCAAGAATGAGATAGCCAACCTGACGGGCAGCGGCAAGGAGGTGATGGTGGTCAACGTGGGCGACAAACTTCGAGGTCTGCTGCAAAG GACTCACGCCAAGCACATCGTGCTCAACTGCAAGGAGGTGGGCCGCAAGCCCCCCACTTTTGGCGACGCCTCCGTCATCGCCGGCGAGCTGCTCAACGCCGGCTACGAGTTTGACCAAGGAGCCGTTGTCTACAATCGCTTCAG GTCTGTCATTTCCTACAAGACGGACCAAAAGCCGCTTTTCTCCAACGACGTGGTCGCAAACGCAG AGACCATGGGCGTGTACGACGATATCGACGCCGATGTGCTGAGGAGCTACCAGGAGTTTGCCATGGTCAACATCATCTACCTGGCGATGCGGGAGTCATCCACCAGCGAACAGAGCGCCAGAATGACCGCCATGGACAGCGCCAGCAAGAACGCTT CCGAGATGATCGACAAGCTCACCCTGACCTTCAACCGCACCCGACAGGCCGTCATCACCAAGGAGCTTATCGAGATCATCTCCGGAGCCGCCGCGCTGTAA
- the atp5f1c gene encoding ATP synthase subunit gamma, mitochondrial isoform X1: MRSAASLTFIGANMLARTSALVFSPQCGQIRNMATLKDITIRLKSIKNIQKITKSMKMVAAAKYARAERQLKPSRVYGTGALSLYEKAEIKAPEDKAAKHLIIGVSSDRGLCGAIHSGVAKTIKNEIANLTGSGKEVMVVNVGDKLRGLLQRTHAKHIVLNCKEVGRKPPTFGDASVIAGELLNAGYEFDQGAVVYNRFRSVISYKTDQKPLFSNDVVANAETMGVYDDIDADVLRSYQEFAMVNIIYLAMRESSTSEQSARMTAMDSASKNASEMIDKLTLTFNRTRQAVITKELIEIISGAAAL; this comes from the exons atgcgcagtgctGCCAGTCTGACCTTCATCGGAGCGAACATGTTGGCCAGGACCAGCGCCTTGGTGTTCTCCCCACAATG TGGGCAGATCAGGAACATGGCCACCTTGAAGGACA TCACCATCCGGCTGAAGTCCATCAAGAACATCCAGAAGATCACCAAGTCAATGAAAATGGTGGCTGCCGCCAAGTACGCTCGGGCTGAGAGGCAGCTGAAGCCCTCCCGGGTCTACGGCACCGGAGCCCTCT CTCTCTACGAGAAGGCCGAGATCAAGGCGCCCGAGGACAAGGCGGCCAAGCACCTGATCATCGGCGTGTCGTCGGACCGTGGGCTGTGCGGTGCCATCCACTCAGGCGTGGCCAAGACCATCAAGAATGAGATAGCCAACCTGACGGGCAGCGGCAAGGAGGTGATGGTGGTCAACGTGGGCGACAAACTTCGAGGTCTGCTGCAAAG GACTCACGCCAAGCACATCGTGCTCAACTGCAAGGAGGTGGGCCGCAAGCCCCCCACTTTTGGCGACGCCTCCGTCATCGCCGGCGAGCTGCTCAACGCCGGCTACGAGTTTGACCAAGGAGCCGTTGTCTACAATCGCTTCAG GTCTGTCATTTCCTACAAGACGGACCAAAAGCCGCTTTTCTCCAACGACGTGGTCGCAAACGCAG AGACCATGGGCGTGTACGACGATATCGACGCCGATGTGCTGAGGAGCTACCAGGAGTTTGCCATGGTCAACATCATCTACCTGGCGATGCGGGAGTCATCCACCAGCGAACAGAGCGCCAGAATGACCGCCATGGACAGCGCCAGCAAGAACGCTT CCGAGATGATCGACAAGCTCACCCTGACCTTCAACCGCACCCGACAGGCCGTCATCACCAAGGAGCTTATCGAGATCATCTCCGGAGCCGCCGCGCT GTAA